From the genome of Alphaproteobacteria bacterium, one region includes:
- a CDS encoding phosphotransferase — MTHECGNILRSVICPTAIKDYVSCHYMTPPLSSCKLIKACGSNDIYLLHANEKSYIAKIYSKRACWNFTKEHYLFELSFQHFLEKKGIQTAAPLKNNQTSIVSEFQSPEYKKFFSLHPFIKKDAKHQTTSKKYSNLGVSLAMLHKEGKKFTPPTERVLSIDFLIDAPLERIHSLENSLSLELHKKFDLLAQGIKKDLTEISFSSFDEGIIHGDMHCGNFLLSEKNIAILDFELCGYGKYIYDLSTLYWDIVLFKEEKDFSSIWNPFVKGYESTAHIKREEFQSIPTIAKARHFFMIGSSYILYPELAKFHTEKRLAQDLNKIERFESTTSRIEAI, encoded by the coding sequence ATGACACATGAGTGTGGAAACATCCTAAGATCAGTTATCTGCCCCACTGCGATTAAAGACTATGTATCCTGCCATTACATGACTCCCCCTCTTTCATCTTGCAAGCTTATTAAAGCATGTGGGAGCAATGACATCTATCTTTTACATGCAAATGAAAAATCTTATATTGCGAAAATTTACAGCAAACGGGCTTGCTGGAACTTCACAAAAGAGCACTATCTTTTTGAACTGAGCTTCCAACATTTTTTGGAAAAAAAAGGCATCCAAACAGCAGCTCCTTTAAAAAACAATCAAACAAGCATAGTTTCTGAGTTCCAGTCACCTGAATACAAAAAGTTCTTTTCCCTCCACCCTTTTATAAAAAAGGATGCAAAACATCAAACAACGAGTAAAAAGTACAGCAACCTAGGTGTTTCATTAGCAATGCTACACAAGGAGGGGAAAAAATTCACACCGCCTACGGAAAGAGTTCTTAGCATTGATTTTCTCATTGATGCCCCCCTGGAGAGGATCCATTCACTAGAAAACTCATTGTCATTAGAATTGCACAAAAAATTCGATCTCTTGGCTCAGGGGATAAAAAAAGATTTAACTGAAATTAGTTTTTCTTCTTTTGACGAAGGAATTATCCACGGAGATATGCACTGTGGAAACTTTTTATTATCTGAAAAAAACATCGCCATTCTTGATTTTGAATTATGTGGATATGGAAAATATATTTATGATCTTTCCACCCTGTACTGGGACATTGTTTTGTTTAAAGAGGAAAAGGATTTCTCTTCTATTTGGAACCCCTTTGTCAAAGGGTATGAAAGTACTGCTCATATAAAGAGAGAAGAATTTCAGTCCATACCCACTATTGCTAAAGCTAGACACTTCTTTATGATAGGCTCCAGTTATATACTTTATCCTGAGCTTGCAAAATTCCACACAGAAAAGCGTCTAGCACAAGACCTCAATAAAATAGAAAGATTTGAAAGCACAACTTCCAGAATAGAGGCCATATAG
- a CDS encoding MbtH family NRPS accessory protein yields MEKSEEFICLINIEGQYSIWFSWKEIPLGWKQVGPTGSKEDCLRYIRENWTDMRPLSLQKAMNNDT; encoded by the coding sequence ATGGAAAAATCTGAAGAGTTTATCTGCCTCATTAATATTGAAGGACAATACTCAATCTGGTTTAGCTGGAAAGAAATTCCTTTGGGGTGGAAGCAAGTTGGGCCAACTGGTTCAAAAGAAGACTGCCTAAGGTATATTCGTGAGAATTGGACAGATATGAGGCCCCTGAGTCTTCAAAAAGCAATGAATAATGACACATGA